Proteins encoded together in one Solanum lycopersicum chromosome 7, SLM_r2.1 window:
- the LOC101254312 gene encoding pentatricopeptide repeat-containing protein At2g15690, mitochondrial-like, whose amino-acid sequence MASLSPFPGKANSIFSPNIHLKFRIPYSTLFFRPFCAAPHDRSSTTSPNNNRYSPQSRPRRNNQQDYRRISTPIKKKADPVTLSPILAADVDLMSLCNEGKIDQVIEYISQGVDTDFHIFETLLSYCIKIASLDVGEKVHELLLRSPWSNNIELNSKLVKMYVKNGSTRSARKVFDKMRERKLDLWHLMISGYAETGDGESGLLLFEQMRKLRRLEPNGDTFSVVLSACASKGYVKEGFTYFELMKNEYGIVPGVEHYLGIADVLGKSGHLNELLEFIEDMPIEPTKVVWEAVINFARIHGDIELEDRTEELLIMLDSSRNMADKPVAPFQKRHSEFNMLEGKDRVNEFKSTIPHRADAYEKLKGLSGQMRDSGYVPDTRYVLHDIDEAAKEQALMYHSERLAIAYGLISTPARTTLRIIKNLRICGDCHNAIKIMSKIVGRELIVRDNKRFHHFRDGKCSCNDYW is encoded by the coding sequence ATGGCGTCTCTCTCCCCATTCCCTGGAAAGGCTAACTCCATCTTCTCCCCTAACATCCACTTGAAATTCCGTATTCCATATTCTACACTGTTTTTCCGACCCTTCTGTGCTGCCCCACACGACCGCAGCTCCACCACTTCCCCTAACAACAACCGATACTCTCCACAATCAAGACCTCGCCGCAATAACCAGCAAGATTACAGAAGAATCAGTActcctataaaaaaaaaagctgACCCAGTAACATTGAGCCCCATTTTAGCAGCTGATGTTGACTTGATGAGTCTATGCAATGAAGGTAAGATTGACCAAGTAATTGAGTATATTTCCCAGGGCGTTGACACTGACTTTCATATTTTTGAGACATTATTGAGCTATTGTATTAAAATTGCTTCATTGGACGTTGGGGAGAAGGTGCATGAGCTCTTATTGCGTTCCCCATGGAGTAACAATATTGAATTGAACAGTAAGTTAGTAAAAATGTATGTTAAGAACGGAAGCACGAGGAGTGCGAGAAAAGTGTTTGATAAAATGCGTGAAAGGAAGTTGGACCTGTGGCACTTGATGATTAGTGGGTATGCAGAAACTGGAGATGGGGAGAGTGGTTTGCTTTTGTTTGAGCAGATGAGAAAACTTAGACGGTTGGAGCCCAATGGGGACACTTTTTCCGTGGTGCTTTCAGCCTGTGCTAGTAAGGGGTATGTGAAAGAAGGTTTTACGTATTTTGAGCTAATGAAGAATGAATATGGCATTGTTCCTGGAGTTGAGCATTACTTAGGGATCGCTGATGTTTTGGGAAAATCTGGGCATTTGAATGAATTGCTAGAGTTTATTGAAGACATGCCTATTGAGCCTACAAAAGTAGTATGGGAGGCCGTGATAAATTTTGCACGAATTCATGGGGATATTGAACTTGAAGATCGAACGGAGGAGCTGCTCATTATGTTAGATTCTTCCAGAAATATGGCTGATAAGCCGGTTGCACCATTTCAGAAAAGGCATTCTGAGTTTAATATGCTTGAGGGTAAAGACAGAGTTAATGAGTTCAAGAGCACAATTCCACATAGGGCAGATGCATATGAAAAATTGAAAGGCTTAAGCGGGCAGATGAGGGATTCTGGCTATGTACCAGACACGAGGTATGTGCTTCATGATATTGACGAGGCCGCTAAGGAGCAAGCGCTGATGTATCATAGTGAGCGATTGGCTATTGCATATGGTTTAATTAGTACTCCGGCAAgaacaactcttaggatcatcAAGAACCTCCGGATATGCGGTGACTGTCACAACGCCATTAAGATCATGTCAAAGATTGTTGGGCGAGAGTTGATTGTCAGAGATAACAAACGGTTTCATCATTTCAGAGATGGTAAATGCTCCTGTAATGACTACTGGTGA